The following coding sequences lie in one Oikeobacillus pervagus genomic window:
- the cobJ gene encoding precorrin-3B C(17)-methyltransferase yields MTGKLLIVGFGPGSVKHFTERAKEAIAESDCIIGYKTYVELVTDLITDQEIISTGMSEEVSRAQAAVKLAEEGKKVAVISSGDAGVYGMAGLVYEVLIEKGWKEAEGVKVEVIPGISAINSCASLLGAPVMHDSCTISLSDHLTPWSIIEKRIEAAAAADFVIALYNPKSGKRTRQIVEAQRILLKYRDPKTPVGLVKSAYRDREHIMITTLEEMLTYEIGMLTTVVIGNSTTFLYDGKIITPRGYQRKYTLNSTKQKLRPHERLKRENEPWALHGGKEEESSSLKFAEEAAKIVGMKDTPEESMIPFQKIEQIFELAVSPGVANKQFTAQQMLTLAKIIGDKGSMEYTPHHYIIVRVPTDQPELIVSKLKETGLLVNPIGDVLTIKACDFCDGEKKDGIPLAEELYERFSGMDMPKETKIGINGCGMACYQAVQEDIGLVFRKGKFDLFIGAKTVGRTAHSGQLIAEGVEPNEALSIVTGIIKEYKEKGHPNESFFKFFKRVKNVHGFQYKDITPVLDLEPLGCGE; encoded by the coding sequence GTGACCGGGAAATTATTAATCGTAGGATTTGGTCCAGGAAGTGTTAAACATTTTACAGAGCGTGCAAAAGAAGCTATTGCAGAAAGTGATTGCATTATTGGTTATAAAACATACGTAGAGCTCGTCACAGATTTAATTACAGACCAAGAAATTATTAGTACAGGAATGTCGGAGGAAGTCAGCCGTGCTCAAGCTGCCGTCAAACTAGCCGAAGAAGGAAAGAAAGTGGCGGTCATATCTAGTGGGGATGCGGGTGTCTATGGGATGGCTGGTCTCGTATATGAGGTATTAATTGAAAAAGGGTGGAAAGAAGCAGAAGGTGTAAAAGTAGAGGTGATTCCAGGAATTTCAGCGATTAACTCCTGTGCTTCTCTTTTAGGCGCACCTGTTATGCATGATTCTTGTACAATCAGCTTAAGTGATCATTTAACACCATGGAGTATCATAGAAAAACGAATTGAAGCTGCAGCAGCAGCCGATTTCGTCATCGCTTTATATAATCCGAAAAGTGGAAAAAGAACAAGACAAATCGTGGAAGCACAACGGATTCTATTAAAATATCGGGATCCTAAGACACCCGTAGGATTAGTAAAAAGCGCATACAGGGACCGTGAACATATTATGATCACGACATTAGAAGAGATGTTAACTTATGAAATCGGGATGTTAACAACCGTCGTCATCGGTAATTCTACAACCTTTTTATATGACGGGAAAATCATCACACCAAGGGGATACCAGCGTAAATACACGCTAAACTCTACGAAACAAAAACTTAGACCACATGAACGTTTGAAAAGGGAAAATGAACCTTGGGCGCTTCATGGAGGAAAAGAAGAGGAATCGTCCTCTCTAAAATTTGCCGAAGAAGCTGCCAAAATAGTAGGAATGAAAGATACTCCTGAAGAATCAATGATTCCTTTTCAAAAAATTGAACAAATTTTTGAACTGGCAGTGAGCCCAGGGGTTGCGAATAAGCAATTTACTGCACAGCAAATGTTAACATTAGCAAAAATCATTGGAGATAAAGGCTCGATGGAATATACCCCACATCATTACATCATAGTAAGGGTACCGACAGATCAACCTGAATTGATTGTCTCCAAACTAAAAGAAACCGGATTGCTCGTAAATCCAATTGGGGATGTCCTTACGATTAAGGCTTGTGATTTTTGCGATGGGGAGAAAAAGGACGGAATTCCATTAGCAGAAGAACTATATGAACGTTTTTCTGGAATGGACATGCCAAAGGAAACAAAGATCGGCATTAACGGCTGTGGAATGGCTTGTTACCAAGCAGTTCAAGAAGATATTGGGCTCGTGTTTCGAAAAGGAAAATTTGATCTATTTATCGGTGCAAAAACCGTCGGCAGAACCGCACATAGTGGTCAATTGATTGCCGAAGGGGTGGAGCCAAACGAAGCCCTCTCAATCGTTACCGGGATCATTAAAGAATATAAAGAAAAAGGTCATCCGAATGAGAGCTTTTTTAAATTCTTCAAACGGGTAAAAAATGTCCATGGTTTTCAGTATAAAGATATTACTCCTGTGTTGGATTTAGAACCACTTGGTTGTGGCGAATAA
- a CDS encoding (2Fe-2S) ferredoxin domain-containing protein — translation MTTWNLQDMQKHVLICNGSSCMRKGGEEVTQAIRKEITTRELDRYIHTSRTRCNGRCKDACVVIVYPDAVWYEGIDVDSAKELVHSHLENNQILKSKVIYERTQTGMSLKNNRVKGIEKEKQEAKKEEVL, via the coding sequence ATGACGACATGGAATTTACAAGATATGCAAAAGCATGTTCTGATTTGTAACGGTTCTAGTTGCATGAGAAAGGGAGGAGAGGAAGTCACCCAAGCCATTAGAAAGGAAATTACAACAAGAGAACTAGACCGCTATATTCATACAAGCCGGACTCGGTGTAATGGTAGATGTAAAGATGCCTGTGTTGTCATTGTGTATCCAGATGCTGTGTGGTACGAAGGGATCGATGTTGATTCTGCGAAAGAATTGGTGCACTCCCATCTAGAAAACAATCAAATATTGAAATCGAAGGTTATATATGAGCGGACGCAAACGGGAATGAGTTTAAAAAACAATCGCGTCAAAGGAATTGAGAAAGAAAAGCAAGAAGCGAAAAAGGAGGAAGTTTTGTGA
- a CDS encoding energy-coupling factor ABC transporter permease: protein MRKSFFWFCSILMLASYFWVNSFSSTHAMHIAEGFLPIKWVIIWWIAFLPFLFIGILQLRKLFRNSPEMKMVLGLSTAFAFVLSALKIPSVTGSSSHPTGLGFGTILFGPMIMSVVGFVVLLFQSLLLAHGGITTLGANAFSMAVLGPFVAYGVYKASKKMNVHHNVSIFLAAALANLATYVATSFQLALAFPDSVNGIIGSFMKFASIFAITQIPLSIVEGLLTVMVLNFLAKYNREELSTLNVQMKEAK, encoded by the coding sequence ATGAGGAAAAGCTTTTTTTGGTTTTGTAGTATTTTAATGTTAGCGTCTTATTTTTGGGTGAATTCTTTTTCGAGCACCCATGCCATGCATATTGCTGAAGGTTTTCTCCCAATCAAATGGGTCATTATTTGGTGGATCGCTTTTCTACCCTTTTTATTCATCGGAATCCTTCAATTAAGGAAATTATTTCGAAATTCCCCTGAAATGAAAATGGTTTTAGGTCTATCCACTGCCTTCGCTTTTGTGTTATCGGCATTGAAAATCCCGTCTGTTACAGGGAGTAGTTCCCATCCAACTGGATTAGGGTTTGGGACGATCTTATTCGGACCTATGATCATGAGTGTCGTTGGATTTGTTGTCCTTTTATTTCAGTCATTGTTACTAGCTCATGGTGGCATTACTACATTAGGGGCGAATGCCTTCTCAATGGCTGTACTTGGACCTTTCGTTGCCTACGGAGTATACAAAGCATCGAAAAAGATGAATGTTCATCATAATGTATCGATCTTTTTAGCAGCTGCCTTAGCAAACCTAGCTACATATGTTGCAACATCGTTTCAATTGGCGCTTGCATTTCCAGACTCTGTAAATGGAATCATAGGTTCTTTTATGAAATTTGCTAGCATTTTTGCTATCACGCAAATTCCTTTGTCCATTGTCGAAGGTTTGCTAACTGTTATGGTATTAAACTTTCTAGCAAAATATAATCGTGAAGAACTATCCACTTTAAATGTGCAAATGAAGGAGGCGAAATAA
- a CDS encoding energy-coupling factor ABC transporter substrate-binding protein: protein MKKNLFLLFVILLFIIVPLAYNTSSEFAGTDGKAVDAIESINPKYEPWFSNVWELPGGEVESLLFALQAALGAGFIGYFFGLSKGKKNGNKKETLR, encoded by the coding sequence ATGAAGAAAAATCTCTTTCTTTTATTTGTTATTTTATTATTTATTATTGTTCCTCTTGCTTATAATACTTCATCAGAGTTTGCGGGAACGGATGGAAAAGCTGTCGATGCAATCGAATCTATTAATCCCAAATATGAACCTTGGTTTTCAAATGTTTGGGAATTACCTGGTGGAGAAGTGGAAAGTTTATTATTTGCCTTACAAGCTGCGCTAGGGGCTGGCTTTATTGGATATTTTTTCGGACTGTCCAAAGGGAAAAAGAATGGAAATAAGAAAGAAACATTAAGATGA
- the cbiQ gene encoding cobalt ECF transporter T component CbiQ, protein MIIDTIANQQRLSTIHPIEKFIFAIGCLLTTVTLRDVGLSLLIFFIMSMIIIIVMDIHILLYLKLLSLPLLFILTSIISILFTFSLEPYSGEDLIWSGEIGPIFIFILFTNFEVAIELFLISIGSVTCIYFFILSTPVHELLFVLSRLRLPKELIDLISITYRFLFMLMETAIQMYYAQSTRLGHRSFRISLRSFSILIPNLFIQTLKKRTEMQQAIDSRGADELILSFTYEGKVNKKHLFFLFFFFIILFSGKVFFE, encoded by the coding sequence ATGATTATCGATACAATAGCAAATCAACAAAGACTTTCAACTATACACCCAATTGAGAAATTTATCTTCGCAATTGGGTGTCTACTTACGACTGTCACCCTAAGAGATGTAGGATTATCCTTGCTCATTTTCTTTATCATGAGTATGATCATCATAATCGTTATGGACATACATATTTTGCTTTATTTGAAGCTTTTAAGTCTACCATTATTATTCATTTTAACAAGTATTATTTCAATTCTTTTCACTTTCTCCTTGGAGCCTTATTCAGGGGAAGATCTTATTTGGTCAGGCGAAATAGGACCTATTTTCATTTTTATTTTATTTACCAATTTTGAAGTAGCGATTGAACTATTTCTCATTTCTATAGGTAGTGTGACATGTATTTATTTTTTTATTTTGTCCACACCCGTCCATGAACTACTGTTTGTTTTAAGTAGACTTAGACTTCCGAAAGAATTAATTGATTTGATTTCCATCACATATCGTTTTCTTTTTATGTTAATGGAAACAGCCATTCAAATGTACTATGCACAGTCAACGCGGTTAGGACATCGTTCATTTCGAATTTCTTTACGTTCTTTTTCAATTTTAATCCCAAATCTGTTTATCCAAACATTAAAAAAGAGAACAGAAATGCAACAGGCGATTGACTCAAGAGGTGCCGATGAATTAATTCTTTCGTTTACTTATGAAGGGAAGGTGAATAAAAAACATCTTTTCTTCCTTTTCTTTTTTTTCATCATTCTTTTTAGTGGAAAGGTGTTTTTTGAATGA
- a CDS encoding energy-coupling factor ABC transporter ATP-binding protein: protein MTVPILQLENLSFSYPDRTNVLKNINLSFSPGRKIAVLGNNGAGKSTLFLHLNGLLRPKNGTVYFKGQPLKYKKKELVQLRKSVGLVFQQADSQIFASTVRDDVAFGPKNLGLAKEEIEQYVDEALRLTEMTNYSRRPPHLLSIGEKKRVAIAGVLAMKPEVIVLDEPTAGLDLYYSDRLLHILSSIHQNGTTIILSTHDVDFAYEWSDEIIIMNNGETLYSGDGHGAFSDEGILSRSHLHKPWILDIVNQFEEIPSHADFPKSRDQLLHWLSQKIGRK, encoded by the coding sequence ATGACAGTGCCCATCCTCCAATTGGAGAATCTATCATTTTCCTATCCAGATCGTACAAATGTTTTAAAGAATATTAACCTCTCATTTTCACCAGGGAGGAAAATAGCCGTATTGGGAAATAATGGTGCAGGTAAGTCTACTTTATTTTTGCATCTAAATGGATTATTACGGCCTAAAAATGGGACGGTCTATTTTAAAGGTCAACCTTTAAAATATAAGAAAAAAGAACTGGTTCAACTAAGAAAAAGTGTCGGCCTAGTCTTTCAACAGGCTGATTCACAAATTTTTGCATCGACTGTCAGGGATGATGTGGCATTTGGTCCGAAAAATTTAGGCTTAGCAAAAGAAGAAATCGAACAATATGTGGATGAGGCATTGCGACTAACGGAAATGACCAACTATAGTCGAAGGCCCCCTCATTTATTAAGTATTGGAGAAAAGAAACGTGTAGCCATCGCGGGTGTACTTGCGATGAAGCCAGAAGTCATCGTATTGGATGAGCCCACCGCTGGACTGGACCTCTATTATTCGGACCGTTTATTACATATTCTTTCAAGTATCCATCAGAATGGAACCACTATCATTCTGTCCACCCATGATGTGGACTTTGCCTATGAATGGTCAGATGAAATCATCATCATGAATAATGGAGAAACTCTGTATTCAGGTGATGGTCATGGTGCATTTTCAGACGAAGGAATTTTAAGTAGAAGTCACCTTCATAAACCATGGATTTTGGATATCGTCAACCAATTTGAAGAGATCCCCTCTCACGCTGATTTTCCGAAAAGCCGAGATCAGTTGCTACATTGGCTCTCCCAAAAAATTGGGCGAAAATGA
- a CDS encoding GntR family transcriptional regulator — protein sequence MAIKVDHRHLYLQVIEHLKKAIEAGIYKEKEKLPSEFELSKQLGVSRATLREALRILEEENIITRKHGVGTFVNVKPLFTSGIEQLSSVTDMILQAGMSPGTIFLASTRQKPTESDMKRFQCTDEDEIVMIERVRTANGEPVVYCVDKVLAKAFPDHYDYQDVSLFSTLDQIGNRKISYAVTQIEPLGYHEKISPILECELETALLVLKQLHFDEADEPILYSINYFKADKFSFHVLRKRF from the coding sequence ATGGCAATAAAAGTAGATCATAGACATTTATATCTTCAAGTCATTGAACATTTGAAAAAGGCTATTGAGGCTGGAATTTACAAGGAAAAAGAGAAGCTTCCATCCGAATTTGAGTTATCGAAACAGTTAGGAGTTAGTCGAGCGACATTAAGAGAGGCTTTAAGAATTTTAGAGGAAGAAAATATTATTACGCGCAAACATGGTGTCGGAACCTTTGTCAATGTCAAACCATTGTTTACATCAGGGATTGAACAATTAAGCAGTGTGACAGATATGATTCTTCAAGCTGGGATGTCACCCGGGACAATCTTTCTAGCTTCCACTAGGCAAAAACCAACGGAGTCGGATATGAAAAGATTCCAATGTACAGATGAGGATGAAATTGTGATGATTGAACGGGTTCGGACAGCGAATGGAGAACCGGTTGTATATTGTGTGGATAAAGTTCTGGCAAAAGCTTTCCCAGACCATTATGATTATCAAGATGTGTCATTGTTTTCTACATTAGACCAAATTGGCAATCGGAAAATATCCTATGCCGTCACTCAAATTGAACCATTAGGATATCATGAAAAAATTTCGCCGATTCTTGAATGTGAATTAGAAACAGCTCTTCTTGTCTTGAAACAGCTCCATTTTGATGAAGCAGATGAGCCGATCCTTTATTCGATTAACTATTTTAAAGCAGATAAATTTAGCTTTCATGTATTAAGAAAGCGTTTTTAG
- a CDS encoding DNA translocase FtsK: MTKRKRRSTKKYTEIKETMRLELLGLIFIALSVIGIIQLGAVGKSFVFFFRFFLGEWYMIGFLATIGFASFMIIKREKPYFFRRRLIGIYIMLASLLLLSHVKLFELLANHESFNNPSVIKNSWDLFWMDVRQESSSSDLGGGMIGAVLFAVSYFLFDSLGTKILSVVLILVGFILITGKSIGEIFGKVLISFRKWVGSQWMAFQEDLDEWKTERKEKKENKVKSNKDKKQPKKMESESKEETAEVVTKEPIISSFTEKNEMPIELIEEEDQLALPIDEEMEDEAPPMSFAEVENKDYQLPSISLLKRPKHTDQSKEYQLIHENAAKLERTFQSFGVKANVTQVHLGPAVTKYEVHPDVGVKVSKIVSLSDDIALALAAKDIRMEAPIPGKSAIGIEVPNQDVAVVSLREVLESKQNDKPNSKLLIGLGRDITGEAVLTELNKMPHLLVAGATGSGKSVCINGIITSILMRAKPHEVKMMMIDPKMVELNVYNGVPHLLAPVVTNPKKASQALQKVVSEMERRYELFSHSGTRNIEGYNEYIHRHNNETGEKQPYLPYIVVIVDELADLMMVASGDVEDSITRLAQMARAAGIHLIIATQRPSVDVITGVIKANIPSRIAFAVSSQTDSRTILDMGGAEKLLGRGDMLFFPVGASKPVRVQGAFLSDDEVEEVVEFVISQQKAQYQEEMIPDDLPETTADVEDELYDEAVQLIAEMQTASVSMLQRRFRIGYTRAARLIDEMEVRGIVGPYEGSKPRKVLIPKSTDEQTS; this comes from the coding sequence ATGACAAAAAGGAAAAGAAGATCGACAAAAAAATATACAGAAATAAAAGAAACGATGAGGCTCGAATTACTTGGCCTTATTTTCATCGCCTTGAGTGTAATCGGAATTATTCAATTAGGGGCTGTTGGAAAATCATTTGTTTTCTTTTTCCGCTTCTTTTTAGGAGAATGGTATATGATTGGGTTTCTTGCGACGATTGGATTTGCAAGTTTTATGATCATTAAACGTGAAAAGCCTTATTTCTTTCGTCGCCGCTTAATTGGGATCTATATCATGTTGGCGAGTTTGCTATTATTAAGCCATGTAAAATTATTTGAACTATTAGCAAACCATGAGTCATTTAATAATCCAAGCGTAATAAAAAATTCTTGGGACTTATTTTGGATGGATGTACGTCAGGAATCAAGCAGTTCCGATTTAGGTGGAGGAATGATTGGGGCAGTTTTATTTGCTGTATCTTATTTCCTTTTTGACTCATTGGGAACGAAGATTTTAAGTGTTGTTCTCATTTTGGTTGGCTTTATTTTAATTACGGGTAAATCAATTGGAGAAATCTTTGGAAAGGTTTTGATATCTTTTCGTAAATGGGTGGGGAGTCAGTGGATGGCCTTCCAAGAAGATTTGGATGAATGGAAAACGGAAAGAAAAGAGAAAAAAGAGAATAAGGTGAAGAGTAATAAAGACAAAAAACAACCTAAAAAAATGGAATCTGAAAGCAAAGAAGAAACGGCCGAGGTCGTAACGAAAGAGCCGATCATTTCAAGCTTTACGGAAAAAAACGAAATGCCTATAGAATTGATCGAAGAAGAAGACCAATTAGCTTTGCCCATTGACGAGGAGATGGAGGATGAGGCTCCGCCAATGTCTTTTGCTGAAGTAGAAAACAAGGATTATCAGTTGCCCTCCATCTCCTTATTAAAACGGCCTAAGCATACAGACCAGAGTAAAGAATACCAATTAATTCATGAAAATGCGGCTAAATTGGAAAGAACATTTCAGAGTTTCGGTGTAAAGGCGAATGTTACACAAGTTCATCTAGGGCCAGCTGTTACAAAATATGAGGTTCATCCAGACGTAGGTGTGAAGGTGAGCAAAATCGTGAGTCTTAGTGATGATATTGCTCTAGCACTCGCAGCGAAAGATATCCGGATGGAAGCACCTATTCCAGGGAAATCAGCGATTGGGATTGAAGTTCCTAATCAAGATGTAGCGGTCGTGAGCCTTCGGGAAGTATTGGAAAGTAAACAAAATGATAAACCCAATTCCAAATTATTAATTGGTTTAGGGCGAGATATTACAGGTGAAGCGGTCCTTACCGAATTAAATAAAATGCCACATTTATTAGTAGCCGGTGCGACTGGGAGCGGAAAAAGTGTTTGTATCAATGGCATCATCACAAGTATCTTAATGAGAGCGAAGCCACATGAAGTGAAAATGATGATGATTGACCCGAAAATGGTTGAATTAAATGTATATAATGGGGTGCCACATTTATTAGCTCCAGTTGTAACGAATCCCAAAAAGGCTTCTCAAGCTTTGCAAAAAGTCGTAAGTGAGATGGAAAGACGATATGAACTATTCTCTCATTCAGGCACAAGAAATATTGAGGGGTATAATGAATATATTCATCGCCATAATAATGAAACGGGCGAAAAGCAACCATATCTTCCTTATATCGTTGTAATCGTAGATGAATTAGCAGATTTAATGATGGTGGCATCGGGCGACGTAGAAGATTCCATTACCCGTCTTGCGCAAATGGCAAGAGCAGCAGGGATTCATTTAATTATCGCCACTCAGCGACCTTCTGTTGATGTCATCACAGGGGTGATTAAAGCGAATATTCCTTCAAGAATTGCCTTTGCGGTTTCTTCTCAAACAGATTCCCGTACGATTCTAGATATGGGAGGAGCCGAAAAACTACTTGGAAGAGGGGACATGTTATTTTTCCCAGTAGGCGCTTCAAAGCCTGTGAGGGTACAAGGAGCATTCCTTTCTGATGATGAAGTAGAGGAAGTAGTCGAATTTGTCATTTCCCAACAAAAGGCTCAATATCAGGAAGAAATGATTCCTGATGACCTTCCTGAAACAACAGCAGATGTTGAAGATGAACTTTATGATGAAGCCGTCCAATTAATAGCGGAAATGCAAACTGCTTCCGTTTCTATGCTCCAACGTCGTTTTAGAATTGGCTATACTAGAGCCGCAAGACTGATCGATGAAATGGAAGTGCGAGGGATAGTTGGTCCATATGAAGGAAGCAAACCGAGAAAGGTATTAATTCCAAAATCTACAGATGAGCAAACTTCGTAA
- a CDS encoding YlzJ-like family protein → MILHTTVPQELIFPPDHKQFQNIQTIHWQGIPLIVEQQADQYRVVRVLSTNPADFLNEGIGPGQLISISS, encoded by the coding sequence ATGATTTTGCATACAACGGTTCCACAAGAATTGATCTTCCCACCGGATCATAAACAATTTCAGAACATCCAAACAATCCACTGGCAGGGGATACCATTAATAGTAGAACAACAAGCCGATCAATATCGTGTTGTTCGAGTATTAAGTACAAATCCGGCAGATTTTTTAAATGAAGGAATTGGGCCAGGTCAGCTCATTTCCATTTCCTCATAG
- a CDS encoding ClpP family protease, with amino-acid sequence MNEEQPEKEKEEEKPPSSIVEKIQELGQTSVPQIPQDSNIHCLTIVGQVEGHMQLPPQNKTTKYEHVIPQIVAIEQNPKIEGLLVILNTVGGDVEAGLAISEMLSSLSKPTVSIVLGGGHSIGVPIAVSCDYSFIAETATMTIHPIRLTGLVIGVPQTFEYLDKMQERVIKFVKKNSKIEEETFKDLMFAKGNLTRDIGTNVVGSDAVDYGLIDEVGGIGRGLKKLNELIEANKNKSEGLIQ; translated from the coding sequence ATGAATGAAGAGCAACCAGAAAAGGAAAAAGAGGAAGAAAAGCCTCCTTCATCGATCGTCGAAAAGATACAGGAGCTGGGCCAAACAAGTGTTCCACAGATCCCACAGGATTCGAATATTCATTGTTTAACCATTGTGGGCCAAGTGGAAGGACATATGCAGCTTCCTCCGCAAAATAAAACGACGAAATATGAACATGTCATTCCACAAATTGTCGCGATTGAACAAAATCCGAAGATTGAAGGCCTATTAGTCATTCTAAATACAGTTGGAGGAGATGTTGAGGCAGGATTGGCCATATCTGAAATGCTGTCCTCCTTATCAAAGCCAACCGTCTCTATTGTACTAGGTGGTGGGCATTCCATCGGTGTCCCCATTGCTGTTTCTTGTGATTATTCTTTTATCGCCGAAACGGCAACGATGACGATTCATCCTATACGTCTAACTGGCTTAGTCATTGGGGTTCCACAAACATTCGAATACTTAGATAAGATGCAAGAAAGAGTCATTAAATTTGTCAAAAAGAATTCTAAGATAGAGGAAGAAACCTTTAAAGACTTAATGTTTGCGAAAGGGAATTTAACGCGAGATATTGGAACAAATGTTGTGGGTTCAGATGCAGTTGATTATGGATTAATAGATGAAGTTGGTGGCATTGGTCGTGGATTAAAAAAACTAAATGAATTAATTGAAGCTAATAAGAATAAAAGTGAGGGATTGATTCAATGA
- a CDS encoding ribonuclease J: protein MSKRLNESIKVIPLGGVGEIGKNMTAIEIDHEIFVIDAGLMFPENEMLGIDVVIPDITYLEANRERVKGIFLTHGHEDAIGALGYILRKIQAPVYGTKLTLALAKARLKELKVKENVKFYTVHSDSYLRFDTVHVSFFRTTHSIPDSVGVVIHTSEGAIVHTGDFKFDQAARGLYQPEIGKMAAIGEKGVLLLLSDSMEAERIGHTPSDEVVARQLSDAFHSAKGRIIVASFASNLIRIQQVFDAASENHRKIAVCGKSIETVLTIAIRMGYLDVNEDSLIHIQDLHKFADDEVVILSTGTQGEPIEVIQKMAKGNHKLVSIKQGDTVILTANPSPGLELLLGKTVNLISRAGATVLQGEKKIHVSGHGCQEDLKMMINLMKPKFFIPIQGEYRMLFSHAKVAESLGTPRQNIFIPEKGEIIEIKGDRIRSGGRVQAGNVLIDGIGVGDVGNIVLRDRKLLSQDGIFIVVVTLNKKEKRIASGPEIISRGFVYVRESEQLMEESTQIVAEIVDKNMRRETFEWSNIKQEIRDHLNTYLYEKTKRRPMILPIIMEV from the coding sequence TTGAGTAAGAGATTGAACGAAAGTATTAAAGTGATTCCACTTGGCGGAGTTGGGGAAATTGGAAAGAATATGACGGCGATTGAAATCGATCATGAAATTTTCGTGATTGATGCTGGATTAATGTTTCCCGAAAATGAAATGCTAGGTATTGATGTTGTCATTCCAGACATTACGTATTTAGAAGCAAATCGAGAAAGAGTGAAGGGGATCTTTTTAACTCATGGGCATGAGGATGCCATCGGTGCATTAGGTTATATCCTGAGGAAGATTCAAGCTCCTGTGTATGGAACAAAGCTAACATTAGCATTAGCGAAAGCACGTTTGAAAGAGTTAAAAGTGAAAGAGAACGTGAAATTTTATACCGTTCACTCGGATTCATACCTTCGCTTTGACACTGTACATGTGTCTTTCTTTAGGACAACTCATAGTATTCCAGATTCAGTAGGAGTGGTTATTCATACATCAGAAGGAGCCATCGTCCATACGGGTGATTTCAAATTTGATCAGGCCGCCCGAGGATTGTATCAACCGGAAATCGGAAAAATGGCTGCGATTGGAGAAAAAGGTGTTCTTCTCCTGCTATCTGATTCTATGGAGGCTGAACGCATTGGTCATACTCCATCTGATGAAGTGGTTGCACGTCAATTATCTGATGCATTTCACTCTGCTAAAGGGCGAATTATTGTTGCTTCTTTTGCCTCTAATCTAATTAGAATTCAGCAAGTATTTGATGCTGCTAGTGAAAATCATCGTAAAATTGCTGTTTGTGGAAAAAGTATCGAAACGGTTTTAACGATAGCAATTAGAATGGGCTATTTAGATGTTAACGAAGATTCTTTAATCCATATTCAAGATCTCCACAAATTTGCAGATGATGAAGTGGTCATTTTATCTACAGGTACACAAGGTGAGCCGATTGAAGTCATTCAAAAAATGGCCAAGGGAAATCATAAGCTAGTGTCAATCAAACAAGGGGATACGGTGATTTTAACAGCGAATCCATCACCTGGGTTAGAACTCTTGTTAGGAAAAACAGTCAACCTCATCAGTCGAGCAGGGGCAACCGTTTTGCAAGGAGAGAAGAAAATTCATGTATCTGGTCATGGTTGTCAGGAAGATTTGAAAATGATGATCAATTTAATGAAGCCAAAATTCTTTATCCCAATTCAAGGTGAATACCGCATGCTATTTTCTCACGCAAAGGTAGCCGAGTCCTTGGGTACTCCTAGGCAAAACATTTTCATCCCAGAAAAAGGGGAAATTATTGAGATTAAAGGGGATCGCATCCGTTCTGGGGGAAGAGTGCAAGCTGGGAATGTGTTGATTGATGGGATCGGAGTGGGAGATGTAGGCAACATTGTTTTACGTGACCGAAAATTATTATCTCAAGATGGAATCTTTATCGTTGTTGTTACGTTAAATAAAAAAGAAAAGAGAATTGCTTCAGGGCCTGAAATCATCTCTAGAGGATTCGTATATGTAAGAGAATCTGAACAATTAATGGAGGAATCCACACAAATTGTAGCAGAAATTGTTGATAAAAATATGAGAAGGGAAACGTTTGAATGGTCCAATATTAAGCAAGAGATTCGCGATCATTTGAACACGTACCTTTATGAAAAAACGAAGCGCCGCCCTATGATTTTACCGATTATTATGGAAGTATAA